One genomic segment of Nitrospirota bacterium includes these proteins:
- the aroF gene encoding 3-deoxy-7-phosphoheptulonate synthase, whose product MVVVMQKGASREKVEAVRQKVVELGYTPHLITGVERTVIAAVGDERGKATAKESLEQLNGVEKVVLILEPFKLASKEYKKERTPIRINGVQLGGNEIAVIAGPCSVESQEQIIGVAEEVKKAGARFLRGGAFKPRTSPFAFQGLEEEGLKLLAKAREKTGLPIVTEIVDPADASLFEEYSDVIQVGARNAQNFALLKVLGKAKKPVLLKRGLSTTIQEFLLCAEYVLSGGNENVILCERGIRTFETSTRNTLDLNAVPVLQEKTHLPVIVDPSHGTGYWQYVSPMAKAAVACGADGLIIEVHNQPDKALSDGGQSLKPKKFALLMAELRKFAEAAGRRI is encoded by the coding sequence ATGGTCGTAGTCATGCAAAAGGGCGCCTCGCGCGAAAAGGTCGAGGCCGTCCGCCAAAAAGTTGTCGAACTGGGTTACACCCCCCATTTGATCACGGGGGTGGAGCGGACGGTCATTGCCGCCGTGGGTGATGAGCGGGGAAAGGCCACCGCCAAGGAGTCGCTGGAACAGCTCAACGGCGTGGAAAAGGTCGTCCTTATCCTGGAACCCTTCAAGCTGGCCTCCAAGGAATACAAGAAAGAACGCACACCGATCCGTATCAACGGCGTTCAATTGGGCGGGAACGAGATTGCCGTGATCGCAGGCCCCTGTTCCGTCGAAAGTCAGGAGCAGATCATCGGGGTCGCCGAGGAAGTCAAGAAAGCCGGGGCCCGGTTCCTCCGTGGAGGGGCCTTCAAACCGCGAACATCTCCGTTCGCGTTCCAGGGTTTGGAGGAAGAAGGTCTCAAGTTGCTCGCGAAGGCCAGGGAGAAGACGGGGCTGCCCATCGTGACCGAAATTGTGGATCCTGCGGATGCTTCGTTGTTCGAAGAGTATTCGGATGTGATTCAAGTGGGCGCGCGAAACGCCCAGAACTTTGCGCTCCTCAAAGTGCTCGGCAAGGCGAAGAAACCCGTCCTGTTGAAAAGAGGACTGTCGACCACGATTCAGGAGTTTCTCTTGTGCGCCGAGTACGTGCTTTCGGGCGGCAATGAAAACGTCATTCTGTGTGAACGCGGAATCCGGACGTTCGAGACGTCGACCCGCAACACCTTGGATCTCAATGCGGTCCCCGTCCTTCAGGAGAAGACGCACCTGCCCGTGATTGTGGATCCGAGCCACGGCACGGGGTACTGGCAGTACGTCTCCCCCATGGCGAAGGCGGCCGTGGCCTGCGGCGCGGACGGGCTCATTATCGAGGTTCACAATCAGCCCGACAAGGCACTGAGCGACGGCGGACAATCCCTCAAGCCGAAGAAATTCGCGTTGCTGATGGCGGAGCTGCGAAAGTTTGCCGAAGCCGCCGGCCGGCGCATTTAG
- the lgt gene encoding prolipoprotein diacylglyceryl transferase — protein MHPILLKIGPITIYTFGVMLSLGFIIGSSIAARGIREEKGDVQKFWDLCFWIFVAGIVGSRLHYVLVNIGDFFDACFYPEKLGLTESSCAEAIMVWKGGLAFFGGFILAFLVSIAYLKRKGINPWQWSDIIAPCVFLGLGIGRLGCFSAADDFGKPTDLPWAMKFPNLVGYPDLENVPIHPTQLYMLAKDVLVFLVGFVWLRKRKQFHGQVTFVCIALYSFLRFWVEVLRGDYRRGFILKVDVLSPQGPDFLSNAQLIAIVLFLTSLLMLVIMSRRSKPVPSKVR, from the coding sequence GTGCATCCGATACTCCTGAAAATCGGCCCGATCACGATCTATACGTTCGGAGTCATGCTCTCGCTGGGCTTCATCATCGGAAGTTCCATCGCGGCGCGGGGCATCCGGGAAGAAAAGGGCGACGTCCAAAAATTCTGGGACCTCTGCTTCTGGATCTTCGTGGCCGGCATCGTGGGTTCGAGACTCCACTATGTTCTCGTCAACATCGGCGACTTCTTCGACGCCTGTTTCTACCCGGAGAAGCTCGGGCTGACGGAGAGCTCCTGCGCCGAAGCGATCATGGTCTGGAAGGGCGGCTTGGCCTTCTTCGGCGGCTTCATCCTGGCTTTCCTGGTGAGCATCGCCTACCTGAAGCGGAAGGGCATCAATCCGTGGCAGTGGTCCGATATCATCGCGCCGTGCGTGTTCCTGGGACTCGGCATCGGGCGCCTCGGCTGCTTCTCCGCGGCGGACGATTTCGGGAAGCCCACGGACCTTCCGTGGGCCATGAAGTTTCCGAATCTGGTCGGCTATCCGGACCTCGAAAACGTGCCCATTCATCCCACGCAGCTCTACATGCTGGCCAAGGACGTGCTTGTTTTCCTGGTCGGTTTCGTCTGGCTCCGAAAACGGAAGCAGTTCCACGGTCAGGTGACCTTCGTATGCATCGCCCTGTACTCCTTCCTGAGATTCTGGGTGGAGGTGCTGCGAGGCGACTACCGCCGGGGCTTCATTCTTAAAGTGGATGTCCTCTCGCCGCAAGGACCAGATTTTCTCTCCAACGCTCAACTCATCGCCATTGTCCTGTTCCTGACGTCTCTGTTGATGCTTGTGATCATGAGCCGTCGCTCGAAGCCCGTTCCATCGAAAGTGAGATAG
- the ccsA gene encoding cytochrome c biogenesis protein CcsA: MGVLLMLLAYLLLGAGTYLAFAEAPAEAYQGQLYRLIYLHVPCAWMTFLAYTGMALTSALYLWKKNQRWDRMASSSAEAGLVFNAITLMTGAIWGKPVWGVWWTWDARLTTTLILLFIFLGYMLLRAFSEDPEKRARFSAVYALIGFFDIPLIHFSVKWWRTLHQGPSFGPGTEGLVGKPIMILVLLNFHAFILLYASWMVRRTASLKKEAAQGAVS, translated from the coding sequence ATGGGTGTACTTCTCATGTTGCTAGCCTACCTGCTTCTCGGGGCGGGAACCTACTTGGCTTTTGCCGAGGCGCCGGCGGAGGCGTACCAAGGCCAGCTTTACCGGCTGATCTATCTCCACGTGCCCTGCGCCTGGATGACGTTTCTGGCGTACACGGGCATGGCCCTAACCAGTGCGCTCTACCTGTGGAAGAAGAATCAACGATGGGATCGGATGGCTTCGTCCTCGGCTGAGGCGGGACTGGTTTTCAACGCCATCACGCTGATGACCGGCGCCATCTGGGGGAAGCCCGTCTGGGGCGTTTGGTGGACGTGGGACGCACGGCTCACGACCACACTGATCCTGCTGTTCATCTTTCTCGGCTACATGCTCTTGCGCGCATTCTCCGAGGATCCTGAAAAGCGGGCCCGGTTCTCCGCGGTGTATGCGTTGATCGGGTTTTTCGATATTCCCTTGATACACTTCTCCGTGAAATGGTGGAGAACGCTCCATCAGGGGCCCTCGTTCGGACCGGGGACGGAAGGGCTTGTGGGTAAGCCCATCATGATCCTGGTGCTTCTCAACTTTCACGCCTTCATTTTGTTGTACGCGAGCTGGATGGTCCGGCGTACCGCCTCGCTGAAGAAAGAAGCGGCGCAGGGGGCGGTGTCGTGA
- a CDS encoding transposase: MPRMARLDTPGTLHHVMGRGIVRQAIYTNDGDRGDFLDRVGRLAGEKAWAVYAWALIPNHFHLLVRTVGMPLSRSMRRLMTGYAVSFNLRHCRAGHLFQNRFKSIVVEEEGYFLELVRYLHLNPLRAGVVRDMEELDEYPYSGHSALMGRVDREWQDTESVLSRFGSQAGRARSRYREYVEAGRDQGRRPELMGGGLIRSAGGWESVRAMRRGREAFLSDERVLGTGEFVERLVREAETLGETRSRLQRSRVSLPVLLGRVCREMGVSAEAVLGGSRRRDVSRVRAVVAYVWTEHLGRSGRALAQALGVRPVSIWHGARRAGAGRAEWAGKVAGWCK, from the coding sequence ATGCCGCGGATGGCGCGACTGGATACCCCGGGCACCCTGCATCACGTGATGGGACGCGGGATTGTCCGGCAAGCCATCTACACGAACGACGGGGACCGCGGAGACTTCTTGGATCGCGTGGGCCGACTGGCGGGGGAGAAGGCATGGGCGGTCTACGCGTGGGCCCTGATTCCGAACCACTTCCACCTATTGGTTCGAACGGTGGGGATGCCCCTGTCGCGCAGCATGAGGCGACTAATGACGGGATATGCGGTGTCGTTCAATCTGCGGCATTGTCGGGCGGGGCACCTGTTCCAGAACCGATTCAAATCGATTGTGGTGGAGGAGGAGGGTTATTTCCTGGAGTTGGTGCGGTACCTGCATTTGAATCCGCTGCGGGCCGGCGTGGTGAGGGATATGGAGGAGTTGGACGAGTACCCGTATTCGGGGCACAGCGCGTTAATGGGTCGGGTGGATCGGGAGTGGCAGGATACGGAGTCGGTTTTGAGTCGATTTGGCTCCCAGGCGGGAAGGGCGCGTTCTCGGTATCGCGAATACGTGGAAGCGGGGAGGGATCAAGGCCGTCGCCCGGAACTTATGGGGGGTGGATTGATCCGAAGCGCGGGGGGATGGGAATCCGTGAGGGCCATGAGGAGGGGCCGGGAGGCGTTTTTGTCGGACGAGAGAGTTCTCGGGACGGGTGAATTTGTGGAGAGGCTGGTTCGTGAGGCGGAGACGTTGGGGGAGACCCGGAGCCGGCTTCAGCGGTCTAGGGTATCCCTGCCGGTGCTCCTGGGTCGCGTATGCAGGGAGATGGGGGTGTCGGCGGAGGCGGTCTTGGGGGGGAGCCGGAGGCGGGATGTCTCGCGCGTCCGGGCTGTGGTGGCGTACGTGTGGACGGAGCACTTGGGTCGCAGCGGGAGGGCGCTGGCTCAGGCGCTGGGTGTGAGGCCGGTGTCGATTTGGCACGGCGCCCGGCGCGCGGGGGCGGGGCGCGCAGAGTGGGCGGGTAAGGTGGCTGGATGGTGCAAATAA
- a CDS encoding cytochrome c maturation protein CcmE, with protein sequence MTKTRWIALAVAVLAVVFLVYRGTRTGMVYYYTPTEIKALTSDQMRERIRVGGLVEHGSLVKEPGTLRMTFRITDGAQSVDVEFKGAPPDLFTDGKGAVAEGTISPGGPFMADNIMVKHSEEYKPVYGAPTGHKPDFETK encoded by the coding sequence GTGACCAAGACCCGATGGATCGCCCTGGCCGTGGCGGTGCTGGCCGTGGTCTTCCTCGTTTATCGAGGAACGCGCACGGGCATGGTCTATTACTACACGCCGACCGAGATCAAGGCCCTGACTTCCGATCAAATGCGTGAACGAATCCGCGTGGGCGGATTGGTGGAACATGGCAGTTTGGTGAAGGAGCCCGGAACCCTCCGGATGACCTTCCGAATCACGGACGGAGCGCAATCGGTGGACGTCGAGTTCAAGGGCGCCCCTCCGGATCTCTTCACAGATGGAAAAGGCGCGGTGGCCGAGGGGACGATCTCTCCCGGCGGGCCGTTCATGGCGGACAATATCATGGTCAAACATTCCGAAGAGTACAAACCCGTGTACGGCGCGCCCACCGGTCACAAGCCTGACTTTGAGACAAAATAG
- the secA gene encoding preprotein translocase subunit SecA: MMRWILEKIFKTKTERYVRGLWPLVREVNALEPTLSQLNDEALAAQTAKLKGRIEKGEEIDAILPEAFATVREVSRRFIGLRHFDVQLIGGIVLHRGKIAEMKTGEGKTLVATLPIYLNALTGLGAHLITVNDYLARRDAQWMGPIYLALGLEVGVIQHEASFRLKWDPKQGKFGVRLQPCSRKEAYGADITYGTNNEFGFDYLRDNMKYSIEEYVQRELNFAIVDEVDSILVDEARTPLIISGPAEDSTDKYYTVDRIIPRLTKGEETKQEDGTKTYTGDYTVDEKARSVMLTEEGIGKVEKMLNVENLYDPNHIEIVHHVNQALKAHELFKLDVDYVVKDGKVLIVDEFTGRLMPGRRWSEGLHQAVEAKESLKIERENQTLATITFQNYFRMYDKLAGMTGTAATEASEFEQIYNLEVITIPTHRPMVRQDYADLVYKNEKGKFNAIVGEIKDVHAKGQPVLVGTISIEKSEHLAGMLKRDGIKHNVLNAKQHEREAEIIAQAGRKAAVTISTNMAGRGTDIVLGGNPEMLALTVMKPSASPEERDEIIAKYREQCAKEREEVVAAGGLHIIGTERHEARRIDNQLRGRSGRQGDPGSSRFYLSLEDDLMRIFASDRVRSIMERFGLPDDEPIEHPWVTRAIETAQKKVEAHNFDIRKHLLEYDDVMNKQREVVYTYRRKLLGEPNLKDEVVKLTEDTLDIIVPQYIPEKGGRDQWDVDGLRKMLFKQCDVHTDSQINPDELQGLDAAIEVLTELVSKRYEQKETETGTPIMRQLERYILLSTINQLWKDHLLSMDHLKDGIGLRGYGQKDPLREYQREAFDMFSDMMERFAMDSVEKLFKVQVRVPEKEEIRLPAAMSRPMQTMESHPGASESAPVPVVAAQPGPAAGPIPIGARRPGPPPKVTTVKRELPKVGRNDSCPCGSGKKYKKCHGA, translated from the coding sequence ATGATGCGTTGGATCCTCGAAAAAATATTCAAGACGAAGACCGAGCGGTACGTCCGCGGCCTTTGGCCGCTGGTGCGCGAGGTCAACGCCCTTGAGCCGACTCTTTCCCAGCTCAACGATGAAGCCCTGGCCGCCCAGACGGCCAAGCTGAAAGGACGGATCGAAAAGGGCGAGGAGATCGATGCCATTCTGCCGGAGGCCTTCGCCACGGTCCGCGAAGTTTCCCGGCGCTTCATCGGGCTGCGGCACTTCGATGTCCAGCTCATCGGCGGGATCGTCCTCCATCGGGGCAAAATCGCGGAAATGAAAACGGGAGAAGGGAAGACGCTCGTGGCCACGCTGCCCATCTATCTCAACGCCCTCACCGGCCTTGGGGCCCATCTCATCACCGTGAACGACTACCTCGCCCGGCGCGACGCCCAGTGGATGGGTCCGATCTATCTCGCGTTGGGTTTGGAGGTCGGCGTCATCCAACACGAGGCCTCCTTCCGGCTCAAATGGGACCCCAAACAGGGCAAGTTCGGCGTGAGGCTCCAGCCCTGCTCGCGCAAGGAGGCCTACGGGGCGGACATCACCTACGGGACGAATAACGAGTTCGGGTTCGACTACCTCCGGGACAACATGAAATATTCCATCGAGGAATACGTTCAGCGGGAGTTGAACTTCGCGATCGTGGACGAAGTGGACTCGATCCTTGTGGATGAAGCGCGCACACCGCTCATCATCTCGGGACCCGCCGAGGACAGCACCGATAAATACTATACGGTCGATCGGATCATCCCCCGACTCACGAAGGGCGAGGAGACCAAGCAAGAAGACGGCACCAAGACGTATACCGGCGATTACACGGTCGATGAAAAAGCCCGTAGCGTCATGCTCACCGAGGAGGGCATCGGAAAAGTCGAAAAAATGCTGAACGTCGAAAACCTGTACGATCCGAACCACATCGAGATCGTTCACCACGTCAATCAGGCCCTCAAGGCTCACGAATTGTTCAAGCTGGACGTGGATTACGTGGTGAAGGACGGCAAGGTGCTGATCGTGGATGAATTCACCGGGCGGCTCATGCCGGGCCGCCGCTGGAGCGAGGGGCTCCATCAGGCCGTCGAGGCGAAAGAGTCGCTCAAGATCGAGCGCGAGAACCAGACGCTCGCCACGATCACCTTTCAAAACTATTTCCGCATGTACGACAAGCTCGCGGGGATGACCGGCACAGCCGCGACCGAAGCCTCCGAATTCGAGCAGATTTACAACCTGGAGGTCATCACCATCCCGACGCACCGGCCGATGGTCCGGCAGGACTACGCCGATCTCGTGTACAAGAACGAGAAAGGGAAGTTCAACGCGATCGTCGGCGAGATCAAAGACGTTCACGCGAAGGGCCAGCCGGTGCTGGTCGGCACGATATCGATTGAGAAGTCGGAACACCTTGCCGGAATGCTGAAACGCGACGGCATCAAGCACAACGTTCTCAACGCCAAGCAGCATGAGAGGGAGGCCGAGATCATCGCCCAAGCCGGGCGGAAGGCGGCGGTGACGATATCCACCAATATGGCGGGCCGCGGCACCGACATCGTCCTCGGAGGAAATCCGGAGATGCTGGCGCTCACGGTGATGAAACCCAGCGCCTCCCCCGAGGAAAGGGACGAGATCATCGCCAAGTATCGCGAACAGTGCGCGAAGGAACGCGAGGAGGTGGTGGCCGCCGGCGGGCTACACATCATCGGAACGGAGCGGCACGAGGCGCGGCGCATCGACAATCAGCTCCGCGGCCGATCCGGCCGGCAGGGCGATCCGGGATCCTCCCGTTTTTATCTTTCCCTCGAAGACGACCTCATGCGGATCTTCGCGTCGGACCGCGTTCGCAGCATCATGGAGCGCTTCGGACTGCCGGACGATGAGCCGATCGAACACCCCTGGGTCACCCGCGCCATCGAAACGGCCCAGAAGAAAGTCGAGGCGCATAACTTCGATATCCGCAAGCACCTCTTGGAGTATGACGATGTCATGAACAAGCAGCGGGAAGTTGTCTACACCTACCGCCGGAAGCTCCTCGGCGAGCCGAATCTGAAGGATGAAGTCGTGAAACTCACGGAGGACACCCTCGATATCATCGTGCCGCAGTACATCCCGGAGAAGGGCGGGCGCGATCAGTGGGATGTCGACGGGCTGCGGAAGATGCTCTTCAAACAATGTGACGTCCACACGGATTCGCAGATCAACCCGGATGAACTCCAGGGTCTCGATGCGGCCATCGAGGTGCTGACGGAACTCGTCTCCAAGCGCTATGAACAGAAAGAGACCGAGACGGGCACCCCGATCATGCGCCAACTGGAACGGTACATCCTGCTCAGCACGATCAATCAGCTATGGAAGGACCACCTGCTCAGTATGGACCACCTGAAGGACGGCATTGGGCTCCGCGGGTACGGCCAGAAGGACCCCCTGCGTGAGTATCAAAGGGAGGCGTTCGACATGTTCTCCGACATGATGGAGCGATTCGCGATGGATTCGGTGGAAAAGCTCTTCAAGGTCCAAGTGCGAGTCCCCGAGAAGGAGGAGATCCGCCTTCCCGCCGCGATGTCGAGACCGATGCAAACGATGGAATCCCATCCGGGCGCCTCGGAGAGCGCTCCGGTGCCGGTAGTCGCCGCTCAACCCGGGCCGGCCGCCGGGCCCATTCCCATCGGCGCCCGAAGGCCGGGCCCCCCGCCCAAGGTGACGACCGTCAAGCGCGAGCTTCCCAAGGTGGGGCGAAACGATTCCTGCCCTTGCGGGAGCGGCAAGAAGTACAAGAAGTGCCACGGGGCGTGA
- a CDS encoding ABC transporter ATP-binding protein, whose protein sequence is MPGSAVHFHGVTKRLGGRPVLSELEMDIPEGRAVAVIGHNASGKTTLLNVISTLWAIDGGEGSVMGLDLRKKKGEIRRRVGYAAHDCHLYAELSVEENLRFFARLYGVDDSAKRIAEMIEWFQVGTYARSLVRELSAGYRKRISIIKALLHQPEVLLLDEPFANLDPSAKGIVEEAVRAFASVGTVVMTAHSLEGVPLFVKEKVFLRKGRVAHQDEASLLTSI, encoded by the coding sequence ATGCCCGGTTCTGCGGTTCACTTCCACGGCGTCACCAAACGGCTGGGCGGCCGGCCTGTACTCTCCGAGCTCGAAATGGACATCCCCGAAGGGCGCGCGGTGGCGGTCATCGGCCACAACGCCTCCGGAAAAACGACGCTGCTGAACGTGATCTCCACGCTGTGGGCAATCGACGGCGGGGAAGGGAGCGTGATGGGGCTCGATCTCCGGAAGAAGAAGGGGGAGATCCGGCGGCGGGTGGGGTATGCGGCGCATGATTGCCATTTGTATGCCGAGCTCAGCGTCGAGGAAAATCTCAGGTTCTTCGCGCGTCTTTACGGAGTGGACGACTCCGCGAAGCGAATCGCCGAGATGATCGAATGGTTCCAGGTGGGGACCTACGCGCGTTCCCTGGTGCGCGAGCTCTCGGCCGGCTACCGGAAGCGCATCAGCATCATCAAGGCGCTCCTGCATCAGCCGGAAGTCCTCCTCTTGGATGAGCCCTTTGCCAATCTGGATCCCTCCGCGAAAGGCATCGTGGAGGAGGCGGTGCGGGCCTTCGCCTCGGTGGGCACGGTCGTCATGACGGCCCATTCCCTCGAGGGTGTGCCCCTCTTTGTGAAGGAAAAAGTCTTTCTGCGAAAAGGACGCGTGGCGCATCAGGATGAGGCTTCGCTCCTGACGTCGATCTGA
- a CDS encoding lytic transglycosylase domain-containing protein: MACPVLPIPSHRAIDFYTRLLSSEERKYTLESSLGRSGLYLKFIQDVLCQHRVPRALAYLVLVESHFDAQAESTAGAKGLWQLTPATARSLGLRVDGMVDERGDPELSTYAAAVHLRYLFERFGSWDMALAAYNAGQGRVAEAIRDGGTRKFWDLRAQELLPYQTRNYVPKFYAVVQLARDPERFGLGPIEYLAPQPLTGIHVDPWMDPKALAVLLGVPVGNLRFWNPHLGEAFFTRPASSFGGGVRFGRSDPVRVRVPFDRAAIWQDLTS, translated from the coding sequence ATGGCCTGCCCCGTCCTGCCCATTCCCTCGCATCGGGCCATCGATTTCTATACGCGGCTCCTCTCGAGCGAGGAACGGAAATACACCCTGGAATCGAGCTTGGGGCGGTCCGGGCTCTATCTGAAATTCATTCAGGATGTGCTCTGCCAGCACCGCGTACCCCGCGCGCTGGCCTACTTGGTCCTCGTGGAAAGCCATTTCGACGCCCAGGCGGAATCCACCGCGGGCGCGAAAGGCCTATGGCAGTTGACGCCTGCGACGGCCCGGAGCCTCGGGCTTCGCGTAGACGGCATGGTGGATGAGCGGGGCGATCCGGAGCTGTCCACTTACGCGGCGGCGGTCCACTTGCGGTATCTGTTCGAGCGTTTTGGTTCCTGGGACATGGCGTTGGCGGCCTACAACGCGGGCCAAGGCCGGGTGGCGGAAGCGATTCGCGACGGCGGGACGCGGAAATTTTGGGATCTGCGGGCGCAGGAGCTGCTGCCGTATCAAACGCGCAACTACGTCCCAAAGTTCTACGCCGTCGTGCAGTTGGCCCGCGATCCCGAGCGATTCGGCCTCGGCCCGATCGAATATCTTGCGCCTCAGCCCCTCACGGGTATCCACGTGGACCCTTGGATGGACCCGAAGGCACTCGCCGTATTGCTCGGCGTGCCGGTGGGCAATCTTCGTTTCTGGAACCCCCACCTGGGGGAGGCATTCTTCACGCGGCCGGCCTCATCCTTCGGCGGGGGGGTGCGCTTTGGGAGATCTGATCCCGTGCGAGTCCGAGTGCCCTTTGACCGCGCTGCGATCTGGCAGGACTTGACGTCCTGA
- a CDS encoding heme exporter protein CcmB, which produces MLSQALWIAIKDIRLDWRTRREVLGLITLGVVCLLIFGLSFAGGHGAQKPTTAVLFLPYWVTVLFLLLLSTLWIFERERQNGTLSALILGCRDTSSIFIGKCIAYFVRHAVIQAVLMLLFLTFNNKMTLDTLGWFAVLNLLVTVAFTALGVLTSAMLTQSGVTGSLGGVLLFPLLIPVILAAVAAMEDSTLMTSTGFNNWIELLVAGDILFVAFPVVIFDKIIEG; this is translated from the coding sequence ATGTTGTCCCAGGCTCTCTGGATCGCGATCAAGGATATCCGGTTGGATTGGCGGACCCGCCGCGAAGTGCTCGGGCTCATCACCCTGGGCGTGGTGTGTCTCTTGATCTTTGGGCTCTCGTTCGCCGGTGGACACGGCGCCCAGAAGCCGACGACGGCGGTCCTGTTTCTCCCCTACTGGGTGACCGTACTTTTCCTGCTCCTTCTGTCCACGTTGTGGATCTTTGAGCGGGAGAGGCAGAACGGCACCCTCTCCGCCCTCATTCTGGGATGTCGGGACACATCCAGCATCTTCATCGGGAAGTGCATCGCCTATTTTGTCCGCCATGCCGTGATCCAGGCGGTGCTGATGCTTCTCTTTCTCACCTTCAACAACAAGATGACGCTCGACACCCTGGGATGGTTTGCCGTCCTCAATCTGCTGGTCACCGTCGCGTTCACGGCGCTCGGCGTGCTCACCTCGGCGATGCTGACCCAGTCGGGGGTTACCGGTTCCCTGGGTGGCGTGCTCCTTTTTCCCCTATTGATCCCGGTCATATTGGCGGCGGTGGCAGCTATGGAAGACTCTACCTTGATGACAAGCACGGGTTTCAATAACTGGATCGAGCTTCTCGTGGCCGGGGACATCCTGTTCGTTGCCTTTCCGGTCGTGATTTTTGATAAGATCATTGAGGGGTAA